Within the Clostridia bacterium genome, the region GGACAGGCTTTGTGGCAGGCATCGGTAAACGGAGGCGGTAATCCGAACAGCAACAATATCGGTTACAGCTTCGATTGGGGTTACGATACCAACGGACACCCCCAACTCAATAATATTTATCTGGCTAAATATGTTGATAATGACCGGACAATGCTTGCTTCTGACACCGATTGGTTTAATGAAATATCCAAAACCGGGTTGATCCAATCGTATAACATGTCTCTTAGTTCGGCTACAGAAAAAAGCAGTTCCTTTTTGTCCCTGGGGTATTTTTACAACGACGGAACGCTTAAGCATACCGACTTCAACCGTATTTCGGCACGTATCAATACCGATTATAAATTGTTTGACGGCAGGTTGGTTATCGGTGAAAATTTCACATTGAACAGGACAAGTGAAGTACAGGCGCCGGGCGATGTCCTCGACCTTTCTTTAAAGGCATTACCCATGATACCGGTACACACGATAGACGGTGAAGGCTGGGGTGGACCCTCCAGAGGCATGAACGACCGCCATAATCCCATGCGCCTGCTTTATGACAATCGGAATAACGCCTACGCTTATTGGCGTTTGTTCGGAAATACATATGCCGATCTGGAAATAATCAGGGATTTACACTTTCGCTCAAGCTATGGCATTGATTACGGCAATTTCTATAAACGTCATATGGTACATTCCTAGCGTTCGGGCTTCATGAACAGCGACAATACGGCGGTAAATATGGAGCAGGGCCATTGGATGAGATGGACATGGTCGAATACCGCCACTTATCAGAAAACAATCGACAGGCACAGGTTTGATGTGTTGGCAGGTGTGGAAATGAATCGGCAAGGCGACATAAACTTTAACGCTTATACTTCGGGAGAAGGTGCTTTTGCCATCGAAACACCCGAATATATGTGGCCCGGCGTAAGTACCGGAACCGCATCTGTTGGCGGTGGCTCAACAGGGTTTTCCCTGCTTTCCTATTTCGGAAAAGCCAACTATTCCTATAACGACCGTTACCTTGCCTCGTTTACTATCCGGCAGGATGGCTCTTCCCGCTTCGGAAGAAATAACCGTTTTGCCACTTTTCCTGCCGTAACAGCCGGTTGGAGGATTTCGGAAGAAAATTTTATGGAAAATACCAAAGACTACATTTCCGACCTGAAATTACGCTTCGGTTGGGGGCAGACAGGAAACCAGGGTATCGATAATCTTGCGACTTACGCGCTCTTCGTTCCTGAATACGGTATCGGAGACCCGACCTGGAATATCATAGATGGTACGGCATACGACCTTGCGGGATCGGGTTCGGGCAATCTGCCTTCAGGATACCGGAAAATCCAGACCGAAAACGATGACCTGAAATGGGAAACTACCGAACAGACCAATATCGGGCTGGATTTCTTA harbors:
- a CDS encoding SusC/RagA family protein, with the protein product GQALWQASVNGGGNPNSNNIGYSFDWGYDTNGHPQLNNIYLAKYVDNDRTMLASDTDWFNEISKTGLIQSYNMSLSSATEKSSSFLSLGYFYNDGTLKHTDFNRISARINTDYKLFDGRLVIGENFTLNRTSEVQAPGDVLDLSLKALPMIPVHTIDGEGWGGPSRGMNDRHNPMRLLYDNRNNAYAYWRLFGNTYADLEIIRDLHFRSSYGIDYGNFYKRHMVHS